One window of the Xiphophorus couchianus chromosome 12, X_couchianus-1.0, whole genome shotgun sequence genome contains the following:
- the bmp10 gene encoding bone morphogenetic protein 10 translates to MASIWVSQLGTICTSKTLFLLISFLLLRETRFGKGSPISNAHQRYRPDPGLGDGHGGVVDPSPLDQDNSAKMKNLLDSLKEQFQRTFNLSGLGPSNLSSGTAREDPPEYMMELYNRFANDRTAMPTANIIRSFKNEDSNPSVVGEGGVRRHPLLFNVSIPHHERITAAELRLYTLVQTDRHLYAGVDRKVTIYELTSHDWLNMTDEKTTRGDEFAGVEERTEFLELASRQVFGTDNGWEAFDLTAAVQRWCKSDGATTHRLEVQISSIADDENVESTKETSKDEAPLEGDMRIENRPEEKHKPLLIVFSDDQSSDHRDDRRELNEMIDHETSSAVLQNDFGTDLGGLWGEDESEAEPDEEDLIQMRSNLIYDTASRIRRNAKGNHCKKQSLYVEFKDIGWDSWILAPTGYDAFECAGVCSYPLTKHVTPTKHAIVQTLVNIHSPQKAARACCVPTKLDPISLLYLDDTGVVTYKYKYEGMVVAECGCR, encoded by the exons atgGCGAGCATTTGGGTCTCTCAACTGGGAACCATTTGCACATCCAAGACTTTGTTCTTGCTGATTTCCTTCCTGCTGCTCCGGGAGACTCGCTTTGGAAAGGGCAGCCCCATCTCCAACGCTCATCAGAGGTATCGTCCTGATCCAGGACTGGGTGACGGGCATGGAGGTGTGGTGGATCCATCACCGTTGGATCAGGACAACAGcgcaaaaatgaaaaacctaCTGGACAGCCTGAAGGAGCAGTTTCAGCGGACGTTCAACCTGTCCGGACTGGGTCCTTCAAACCTGTCTTCTGGAACTGCACGAGAGGATCCACCCGAGTACATGATGGAGCTTTATAACCGCTTTGCTAATGACCGCACTGCCATGCCCACAGCCAATATCATTCGCAGCTTCAAAAATGAAG aTTCAAATCCCAGTGTTGTGGGAGAAGGAGGTGTGAGACGCCACCCACTGCTCTTCAACGTGTCAATCCCGCATCATGAACGCATCACAGCAGCTGAACTACGCCTCTACACTCTAGTCCAGACTGACCGCCACCTTTACGCCGGAGTTGACCGCAAGGTCACCATCTATGAACTGACATCGCACGACTGGCTTAACATGACCGATGAAAAGACAACGCGGGGAGATGAGTTTGCAGGGGTGGAGGAGCGAACTGAGTTTTTGGAACTGGCTTCACGCCAGGTGTTTGGGACAGATAACGGTTGGGAAGCTTTTGACCTCACTGCTGCTGTGCAGCGTTGGTGTAAATCTGATGGAGCAACAACACACCGTTTAGAAGTACAGATTTCTAGCATTGCTGATGACGAAAATGTTGAGAGTACGAAAGAGACCAGCAAAGATGAGGCTCCACTTGAAGGTGACATGAGGATTGAAAACAGACCAGAGGAAAAACATAAACCTCTTCTGATTGTCTTCTCTGATGATCAGAGCAGTGATCACCGTGACGACAGGCGTGAGTTGAATGAGATGATAGACCATGAGACGTCTAGTGCTGTTCTGCAGAATGACTTCGGGACAGACCTGGGTGGGCTGTGGGGCGAGGATGAGAGTGAGGCTGAACCAGATGAGGAAGACCTCATCCAGATGCGTTCCAACCTGATCTATGACACAGCGTCCCGCATTCGTCGCAACGCCAAAGGAAACCACTGCAAGAAACAATCTCTGTACGTAGAGTTTAAAGACATTGGGTGGGATAGTTGGATCCTTGCACCCACTGGCTATGATGCCTTTGAATGTGCTGGCGTTTGTTCATACCCACTGACAAAGCACGTCACACCTACCAAACATGCCATAGTCCAGACACTGGTAAACATCCACAGTCCCCAGAAGGCAGCACGAGCCTGTTGT